From a region of the Chitinophaga caseinilytica genome:
- a CDS encoding DUF692 family multinuclear iron-containing protein, with product MPRLLSTVACNLDPQLLGACLPLFESGEADAIEWSFDALYRLNELPEWFHGLIGAFSEGDRLIGHGIFFSLFSGKWHPEQQAWLKELASICDRYRFDHITEHFGFMTGQDFHHGAPLNIPYTAATLRIGQDRLQRIAEACGRPVGLENLAFSYSADEVRRHGDFLDKLLAPVNGFLILDLHNVYCQVENFDIDFDTLAAMYPLHRVREIHISGGSWEPSADGSHNIRRDTHDDAVPEKVFQYLERIIPQCPHLRYVVMEQLGAGLQTEACKSAFRADFRRMADIAGTWNNPAADESIHPFTPPASRLQSVPAEDLALHRQQTELSSILENAASLEDALRSLKASSLAQTDWQVEQWSPYMVETAMRIARKWMKKD from the coding sequence TTGCCCCGTTTACTATCTACCGTTGCCTGCAACCTGGACCCCCAATTGCTGGGAGCCTGCCTGCCGCTGTTCGAGTCTGGCGAAGCCGACGCCATCGAGTGGAGCTTCGACGCGCTATACCGCCTCAACGAATTGCCCGAATGGTTTCATGGCTTGATCGGCGCTTTCAGTGAAGGCGACCGCCTCATCGGCCACGGCATTTTCTTTTCGTTGTTTTCCGGGAAATGGCACCCGGAGCAGCAAGCCTGGCTAAAGGAGCTCGCTTCCATCTGCGACCGCTACCGGTTCGATCACATTACCGAGCATTTCGGGTTCATGACCGGCCAGGATTTCCATCACGGCGCGCCGCTCAATATTCCGTATACCGCGGCAACGTTACGCATCGGGCAAGACCGGTTGCAACGGATCGCGGAGGCTTGCGGGCGGCCGGTGGGCCTCGAAAATCTCGCGTTCTCGTATTCGGCCGATGAAGTGCGCCGGCACGGGGATTTCCTCGACAAACTGCTGGCCCCGGTCAATGGATTTCTCATCCTCGACCTGCACAACGTGTACTGCCAGGTAGAAAATTTCGATATCGATTTCGATACCCTCGCCGCCATGTACCCTTTGCACCGCGTCCGGGAAATCCATATTTCCGGCGGCAGCTGGGAACCTTCGGCAGACGGCTCCCATAACATCCGCCGCGATACCCACGACGACGCCGTTCCCGAAAAAGTTTTCCAGTACCTCGAACGCATCATCCCCCAATGCCCGCATCTCCGGTATGTAGTGATGGAACAACTCGGCGCCGGATTGCAGACGGAAGCCTGTAAATCCGCCTTCCGCGCAGATTTCAGGCGGATGGCAGACATCGCCGGGACGTGGAACAATCCTGCGGCCGACGAATCCATCCACCCCTTCACCCCGCCCGCTTCCCGCCTGCAAAGCGTTCCTGCCGAAGACCTGGCCCTTCACCGGCAGCAAACCGAACTGTCTTCTATTCTCGAAAACGCCGCTTCGCTGGAAGATGCGCTCCGTTCGCTGAAAGCCTCGTCGCTCGCGCAAACCGACTGGCAGGTAGAGCAATGGTCGCCGTACATGGTGGAAACCGCGATGCGCATCGCCCGGAAGTGGATGAAAAAAGATTAG
- a CDS encoding IPT/TIG domain-containing protein encodes MMKRNHLLLMFTVLLTTIMSCKKKDKVDIDLNNSKQPEITGFTPGHGIPGTEVTITGKNFSTNIPDNKLFLGPDQMVVTQATATTLKFKVPYLAVSGKIKVENGNKSATSANSFTVDPLPDGIAEFTPLEGPFGTEVTINGANFPLSPIVSINGIEGMVISSSASQIKFKIPYHTGLTKHRIVVERDGKTFTSAQDFTVTATGKYADWHLLPEPLNTAPANIFTNGASFTYNKKLYWGFTNIGGTDKRVYYYFYDPAAADKGWQVREITGKLPAPISFLSVAVLGNMVYMGNGSPDSEHGKWWSFDPSNDAIQPIATYPKDNAMMGFAFTVGNKCYAAGGLGEKHIYNYDPATNTWTKAVDVPYAQIAAGAAVVLNNDVIIGRALKTLTSSKQESIYKFTANGAGGTLTELPVIPDAGQSSGFKTPSFSLNGKAYFVINKRVWEYDPAVASPWRMVLQENITSTIQHVGVIDGKVYGWTGRGRFFEFRFRN; translated from the coding sequence ATGATGAAGCGAAACCATCTGCTTTTGATGTTTACTGTATTGTTGACCACCATCATGTCCTGCAAAAAGAAGGACAAAGTCGATATCGACCTCAACAACAGCAAGCAGCCCGAGATCACGGGCTTCACGCCCGGCCACGGGATTCCCGGCACGGAAGTGACCATTACCGGGAAGAATTTTTCCACCAACATCCCCGACAACAAACTGTTCCTCGGGCCCGATCAGATGGTGGTAACGCAGGCTACGGCCACAACGCTTAAATTCAAAGTGCCTTACCTCGCGGTTTCCGGGAAGATCAAGGTGGAAAATGGCAACAAATCCGCTACTTCCGCCAATAGCTTTACCGTAGATCCGCTGCCCGACGGCATCGCGGAGTTTACACCGCTGGAAGGGCCTTTCGGTACGGAAGTCACCATCAATGGCGCCAACTTCCCGCTTTCCCCGATCGTCTCGATCAACGGGATCGAGGGAATGGTCATTTCTTCCAGCGCCAGCCAGATCAAGTTCAAGATACCGTACCATACCGGGCTTACCAAACACAGGATCGTGGTGGAACGCGACGGCAAAACCTTTACGTCCGCCCAGGATTTCACCGTCACCGCAACCGGTAAATATGCGGATTGGCACCTGCTGCCGGAGCCGCTCAACACCGCCCCCGCCAATATTTTCACGAACGGGGCGTCTTTCACCTACAACAAAAAACTGTATTGGGGCTTCACCAATATCGGCGGTACCGACAAGCGGGTGTATTATTATTTCTATGACCCGGCCGCTGCTGACAAAGGCTGGCAGGTGCGCGAGATCACCGGCAAATTGCCTGCGCCTATTAGTTTCCTTTCTGTAGCCGTTTTGGGAAATATGGTATACATGGGCAACGGCAGTCCGGATAGCGAACACGGGAAATGGTGGTCGTTCGACCCGTCCAATGACGCCATTCAGCCGATCGCAACGTATCCGAAAGACAATGCAATGATGGGATTCGCATTTACCGTCGGTAATAAATGCTATGCCGCGGGCGGATTGGGCGAAAAACACATTTACAATTACGACCCCGCCACCAATACCTGGACCAAAGCCGTGGATGTGCCTTACGCGCAGATCGCCGCCGGCGCTGCCGTGGTGCTGAACAACGACGTCATCATCGGAAGGGCACTGAAAACCCTAACCTCCAGCAAGCAAGAATCCATCTATAAATTCACGGCGAACGGCGCTGGTGGCACGTTGACGGAATTGCCGGTCATTCCTGACGCAGGACAGTCGTCCGGATTCAAAACACCTTCCTTCTCGCTGAACGGCAAAGCTTATTTCGTCATCAATAAACGGGTGTGGGAATACGATCCTGCCGTGGCAAGCCCCTGGCGCATGGTGCTCCAGGAAAACATTACGTCTACCATCCAGCATGTTGGGGTGATCGACGGGAAAGTGTATGGCTGGACGGGCAGGGGCCGTTTCTTTGAATTCCGCTTCCGCAACTAG
- a CDS encoding aminoglycoside phosphotransferase family protein: MDFQYYQDQWQLQQDGQPVITHSSRLLPVLHEGLPAMLKVAVEKDEKLGNEIMVWWNGHGAAKVLAHNGEALLMERATGPRNLKTMAMNGADDAATKILCATALQLHAVPKPPPEGMITMDRWFADLFAHGHKYGGSIAHGLELARRLVTEEVEKCVLHGDLHHENVLDFEGKGWLAIDPKKLHGDRAFDFANIFCNPDLSIASAPAAFQQRLQTVCSETGIERRRLLEWIVAWAALSAVWFIEDNLEADAATDLAVGTLAMAELNR, encoded by the coding sequence ATGGATTTTCAATATTATCAGGACCAATGGCAACTGCAGCAAGACGGGCAACCGGTCATCACGCACAGCAGCCGATTGCTGCCGGTATTGCACGAAGGCCTTCCCGCCATGTTGAAGGTGGCGGTGGAAAAGGACGAGAAGCTCGGGAACGAAATTATGGTATGGTGGAACGGGCATGGCGCCGCAAAAGTGCTGGCGCATAACGGAGAAGCTTTGCTGATGGAGCGTGCCACCGGCCCGCGAAACCTGAAAACCATGGCTATGAACGGGGCAGACGATGCCGCCACCAAAATCCTCTGTGCCACGGCGCTTCAGTTGCATGCCGTTCCCAAACCGCCGCCGGAAGGGATGATCACGATGGACCGTTGGTTCGCGGATTTGTTTGCGCATGGGCATAAATATGGAGGTAGTATTGCCCACGGCCTGGAGCTCGCGCGCCGCCTGGTGACGGAGGAGGTCGAAAAATGCGTCCTGCATGGGGACCTGCATCACGAAAACGTGCTGGATTTCGAAGGAAAAGGCTGGCTCGCCATCGATCCCAAAAAACTCCATGGCGACCGTGCCTTCGATTTCGCTAACATCTTCTGCAACCCAGACCTGTCCATCGCTTCAGCGCCCGCAGCATTCCAGCAGCGGCTGCAAACCGTTTGCAGCGAAACCGGTATCGAACGGCGGCGTTTGCTGGAATGGATCGTGGCCTGGGCGGCGCTTTCGGCCGTGTGGTTCATCGAAGATAATTTGGAGGCCGATGCCGCTACAGACCTCGCCGTCGGTACATTGGCGATGGCCGAATTGAACCGGTAA
- a CDS encoding DUF4265 domain-containing protein, with translation MPHVSLQLYYHSDVTGDETAETVLALPVDATKGFYRIDGIPFYAPGLACGDVVQATPDKPGAPLVFRRLLSASGHSTIQVFVMDDVNDAAILRELFQDLGCATASTGSGYFVMDVPVHVDYVPVKKQLDDYMFGGILDYAEPCISNRHQY, from the coding sequence ATGCCTCACGTTTCGCTGCAGCTGTATTATCACAGCGATGTTACCGGCGATGAAACCGCCGAAACCGTACTGGCTTTGCCGGTAGACGCCACGAAAGGATTTTACCGGATAGACGGGATCCCTTTCTACGCGCCGGGCCTCGCCTGCGGCGATGTGGTGCAGGCCACGCCCGACAAACCCGGCGCCCCGCTGGTGTTCCGCCGTTTGCTGTCCGCTTCGGGCCATTCCACCATCCAGGTGTTCGTGATGGACGATGTGAACGATGCGGCCATTCTCCGCGAACTGTTCCAGGACCTCGGCTGCGCAACGGCCAGCACCGGTTCGGGGTATTTCGTGATGGATGTGCCGGTGCATGTGGATTACGTGCCCGTCAAAAAGCAGCTCGACGACTACATGTTCGGCGGCATCCTCGATTACGCGGAGCCCTGCATTTCCAACCGTCACCAGTACTGA
- a CDS encoding DUF488 domain-containing protein, whose protein sequence is MIKTKRIYEPPAATDGFRILVDRLWPRGIKKENAHIDLWAKDVAPSNDLRKWFHHDAGNWTEFEKRYRAELKASGAVESLLPEIRKHKTVTLLYGARDEQHNQAIVLQELLSKH, encoded by the coding sequence ATGATCAAAACCAAACGCATCTACGAGCCCCCGGCGGCAACCGATGGCTTCCGCATCCTGGTAGACCGCCTCTGGCCCCGCGGCATCAAAAAGGAAAACGCGCACATCGATCTGTGGGCCAAAGACGTAGCCCCGTCCAACGACCTGCGGAAATGGTTCCATCATGATGCCGGTAACTGGACCGAATTCGAGAAACGCTACCGCGCGGAACTGAAAGCTTCCGGCGCCGTGGAATCGCTCCTCCCAGAAATCCGTAAACACAAAACCGTAACCCTGCTCTACGGTGCGCGCGACGAGCAGCACAACCAGGCCATCGTGCTGCAGGAACTGTTGTCCAAACACTAA
- a CDS encoding YqgE/AlgH family protein: MQAGQFISSTPALEGTVFENTVIFIAEYNDKGALGFVTNQPFSRGLNELEEFRHGKAFPLYLGGPVDQEHLYFVHRRADLIAGGAEVDGKVFFGGDFKTTVALINQNLLTERDVRIFIGYCGWDKGELDAEIAEGSWNLLEAATLF; encoded by the coding sequence ATGCAAGCGGGTCAATTCATCAGCAGTACGCCGGCGCTGGAAGGCACTGTTTTCGAAAATACGGTGATTTTCATTGCCGAATATAACGATAAGGGCGCACTCGGCTTCGTGACGAACCAGCCGTTTTCGCGGGGGCTCAACGAGCTGGAAGAATTCAGGCATGGGAAAGCGTTCCCGTTGTACCTGGGCGGGCCGGTGGACCAGGAGCACCTGTATTTCGTGCATCGCCGGGCAGATCTCATTGCCGGGGGCGCGGAAGTGGATGGAAAGGTCTTCTTTGGCGGGGATTTCAAAACGACGGTGGCGCTCATCAACCAAAACCTCCTCACTGAGCGCGACGTCCGCATTTTCATCGGGTATTGCGGCTGGGATAAAGGGGAACTGGATGCCGAGATCGCCGAAGGCAGCTGGAACCTGCTCGAAGCGGCCACGCTTTTCTAA
- a CDS encoding T9SS type A sorting domain-containing protein, protein MKTILLTLCGILLIYSQSLLKAQTVSGEQNPCPGEIYRYKLNGSTCTTSVVWGTLGPGTVEIIRGGINTGYVDVKFPNTSPSTWYTIVANVNCPGGSSGPKKLESIEVKTMEGPTSTNESIICTKRGSQVFKVSGGRNVKFSTVQWTTNTGWPILNAYLTEMPLGAGYYMNANYDITNNNGGYVKVSYQSVCALVPASSYTWNITRSPDDSQPAPTVVTGIGHLCVNQAGTVELQPYPNAIKYVWSCSEPTMKINGQTGIVETTSTSVTLQEPTNSYTDAVVSVYAVNDCGRTVAKTFNISVGFAGFTVSGDEEVCPDGTSFYWVDPVGNIAGITYNWTVGGGTIQSGQGTYKIRVLWGSGSGPTSVLCRVGKAGCTPRGVSMPVEILDCFAALDFTVSPNPAKSNIMLQLTEPAAKSKNGVTVSRQIEEVRITDKLGNNVMQRKFGTGQKQASINIGHLKPDVYVIQLRSGKDWKSKQIIVQP, encoded by the coding sequence ATGAAAACAATTCTATTAACCCTTTGCGGAATCCTGCTGATTTATTCCCAATCCTTGCTAAAAGCACAAACAGTTTCGGGGGAGCAGAATCCCTGTCCCGGAGAAATCTATCGGTATAAGTTGAACGGCTCCACCTGCACAACGAGCGTCGTTTGGGGAACTTTAGGACCTGGAACTGTGGAGATTATCCGTGGCGGAATCAACACCGGATACGTCGATGTTAAATTTCCCAATACGAGCCCGAGCACATGGTACACAATTGTTGCAAATGTTAATTGTCCCGGCGGTTCCTCCGGGCCTAAGAAACTAGAATCAATAGAAGTGAAAACGATGGAAGGGCCGACATCAACAAACGAATCCATCATCTGCACGAAAAGAGGGTCTCAGGTTTTTAAAGTATCCGGAGGGCGTAATGTAAAGTTCAGCACCGTCCAGTGGACGACCAATACCGGTTGGCCAATACTGAATGCTTATTTAACGGAAATGCCTCTCGGAGCTGGCTATTACATGAATGCCAACTATGATATTACCAATAATAATGGTGGCTATGTAAAGGTAAGCTACCAGAGCGTGTGCGCGCTCGTACCTGCTTCTTCCTACACATGGAACATCACCCGATCGCCCGACGATAGCCAGCCCGCACCGACGGTTGTAACGGGCATCGGTCACCTCTGCGTAAACCAGGCCGGCACAGTAGAACTGCAACCTTACCCGAATGCGATCAAATACGTCTGGAGCTGCAGTGAGCCCACGATGAAGATCAACGGACAAACGGGCATCGTAGAAACAACTTCCACCAGCGTTACACTGCAGGAACCCACCAATTCCTATACCGATGCCGTAGTTTCCGTATATGCGGTAAATGATTGCGGTAGAACTGTCGCTAAAACGTTCAATATATCCGTGGGATTTGCAGGTTTTACAGTGTCAGGGGACGAGGAAGTTTGTCCGGATGGCACTAGCTTTTACTGGGTAGATCCGGTCGGCAATATTGCTGGTATCACCTACAATTGGACCGTCGGCGGAGGGACCATACAATCCGGACAAGGCACTTACAAGATCAGGGTGTTGTGGGGATCAGGGTCCGGCCCCACCTCTGTACTTTGCCGTGTCGGTAAAGCCGGTTGTACCCCCAGGGGCGTCTCCATGCCAGTAGAGATACTGGATTGCTTTGCAGCATTGGATTTCACGGTAAGCCCCAATCCTGCGAAAAGCAACATCATGCTGCAATTGACCGAGCCTGCGGCCAAAAGCAAAAACGGTGTAACTGTCTCCCGGCAGATCGAAGAAGTACGTATCACCGACAAATTGGGCAACAACGTCATGCAGCGCAAATTTGGTACGGGCCAGAAACAGGCCAGCATCAACATCGGCCATCTGAAGCCTGATGTTTATGTGATCCAGTTACGCAGCGGGAAAGACTGGAAAAGCAAGCAGATAATCGTGCAGCCATAA
- a CDS encoding DUF2809 domain-containing protein, which yields MKFRFNAGYFWLTLLLFVTEVLIALYVHDDFVRPYVGDFLVVILIYCFVRSCVEAPVFPVALGVLVFSYIVEVMQYFQVVKLLGLGHSRLANVVIGNHFSWSDMAAYTLGIAGVILLEWGWKRPGAAEPTR from the coding sequence ATGAAATTCCGTTTTAACGCCGGTTATTTTTGGTTGACGCTGTTGCTTTTCGTGACGGAGGTGCTCATTGCGCTGTATGTTCACGACGATTTCGTAAGGCCTTATGTGGGCGATTTCCTCGTAGTGATACTCATCTACTGTTTCGTCCGCAGTTGCGTGGAGGCGCCGGTGTTTCCGGTGGCGCTGGGGGTGCTGGTATTTTCGTACATCGTGGAGGTGATGCAATACTTCCAGGTGGTGAAGCTCCTGGGCTTGGGACATTCACGGTTGGCGAACGTGGTGATCGGGAATCATTTCAGCTGGTCGGACATGGCGGCCTATACCCTCGGGATCGCCGGAGTGATATTGCTGGAATGGGGATGGAAGCGCCCCGGCGCCGCGGAGCCCACGCGATAA
- a CDS encoding radical SAM protein: MKIDIIIAYLQRYEFGHERDFVPPITGIHLAAITPAHHTVRVFHQQVDPIPPDSDADLIAISFFSGFAIPAYQLATEFRKRGKVVVAGGPHVTYCADEALGYFDAVVTGEAESAWPAMLADLEKGEMKTIYKGTPCDMQSLPTPRYDLLPNRFFIKKVIQATRGCPFSCSFCTVPSLNPGFRLRPVADVVRDAAYDHFPWWWQRKIVWFWDDNLTIRRPFIRELLREMIPLKKWWLTQASMDIAKDPELLDLMKASGCIGVFLGIESFGVESLADANKRQNRIEQYSVAVKAIRKRGIAVMAGFIAGFDHDDEKSIVQMADQLMEIGIDVPFLSIMTPFRGTPIYSTLQQEGRILENRNWNFYNGYNVAFIPKKISEAQLLNAHRALWKKSFSPWYACRRIVRGALTLRWGAFLMSMFMNGFYAYKRVRKNSPIDMSKRTDLNQLAEQLEMQRREVVQARGRAIRPAV; encoded by the coding sequence ATGAAAATAGACATCATCATCGCCTATCTCCAGCGTTATGAATTCGGGCACGAACGCGATTTCGTACCGCCCATCACAGGGATCCATCTCGCCGCCATTACGCCCGCCCATCATACGGTGCGCGTATTTCACCAACAGGTAGATCCCATCCCGCCAGACTCCGATGCCGACCTCATCGCCATCTCGTTTTTCAGCGGCTTCGCCATCCCCGCCTATCAACTCGCCACTGAATTCCGGAAAAGAGGGAAGGTCGTCGTAGCCGGCGGTCCGCACGTCACCTATTGCGCCGACGAAGCCCTCGGGTATTTCGACGCCGTGGTCACCGGCGAAGCCGAAAGCGCCTGGCCCGCGATGCTCGCCGACCTGGAAAAAGGAGAAATGAAAACCATCTACAAAGGCACGCCCTGCGATATGCAATCGCTGCCCACGCCGCGGTACGACCTCCTGCCCAATCGTTTCTTCATCAAAAAAGTGATCCAGGCCACGAGGGGCTGTCCCTTTTCATGCTCCTTCTGCACCGTTCCCTCGCTGAACCCCGGCTTCCGGCTCAGGCCGGTGGCAGACGTGGTGCGCGATGCGGCCTACGACCACTTTCCCTGGTGGTGGCAGCGGAAAATCGTCTGGTTTTGGGATGATAACCTTACCATCCGCCGGCCATTCATCCGCGAACTGCTCCGTGAAATGATACCGCTGAAAAAATGGTGGCTCACACAGGCCAGCATGGACATCGCCAAAGATCCCGAACTGCTCGACCTCATGAAGGCCTCCGGCTGTATCGGGGTATTCCTGGGGATCGAATCTTTCGGAGTGGAAAGCCTGGCGGATGCGAACAAACGGCAAAACCGGATCGAACAGTACAGCGTGGCAGTGAAGGCTATCCGGAAGCGGGGGATCGCCGTGATGGCAGGTTTCATCGCAGGGTTCGATCACGACGACGAAAAAAGCATCGTGCAAATGGCCGACCAGCTCATGGAAATCGGTATCGACGTACCGTTCCTCAGTATCATGACCCCGTTTCGCGGAACGCCCATCTACTCCACGTTGCAACAGGAAGGCCGCATCCTGGAAAACAGGAACTGGAATTTCTACAACGGCTACAACGTAGCGTTCATCCCGAAAAAGATATCGGAAGCGCAACTGCTGAACGCGCACCGCGCCCTGTGGAAAAAGTCATTTTCACCGTGGTACGCATGCAGGAGGATCGTTCGCGGGGCGTTGACGTTGCGATGGGGCGCATTCCTGATGTCGATGTTCATGAACGGTTTTTATGCATACAAACGGGTGAGGAAGAATTCCCCGATAGACATGAGCAAACGGACCGACCTCAACCAACTGGCAGAACAGTTGGAAATGCAGCGCCGGGAAGTGGTCCAGGCCAGGGGCCGCGCCATCAGGCCTGCGGTGTAG